In a genomic window of Microterricola viridarii:
- a CDS encoding NADP-dependent oxidoreductase, producing MPKAVKFSQYGGPEVLEVVDIDMPVPGEGEVLIEVVAAGVNPADSRLREGKLADRIPAHFPQGQGSDFAGFVRGIGPGVTGWSVNDEVIGHVSRGSHATHLTVPATNITPKPPHLPWEVAGSLFVTGTTAWAAINAVDIGQGDTVVISAAAGGVGCIAAQLARLRGAKVIGTVSERNADFLRQLDVIPVIHDGDVAGQIRELAPEGVDVYLDAFGGQNLEIARELNVKEARIRSVVDWDGVFDYGLDEYGRTKPGTRGSGAAASRADGSDIADESAEEYGHEVVSRLARLAVQHRLLLPISDIFAIDEVREAFEELDRGHVRGKILLGMHPVGYSRQRVHGATAHGVALKESASTVDVPTKHARMRVFENLPPVLGHLRGQHHPHPSEQLDAEEAAEAAALAEAEAEAEAETEEEGEPVIDR from the coding sequence GTGCCGAAAGCAGTGAAGTTCTCGCAATACGGCGGTCCAGAGGTTCTCGAGGTCGTTGACATTGACATGCCTGTGCCCGGAGAGGGCGAGGTGCTGATCGAGGTGGTCGCGGCCGGGGTGAACCCGGCGGACTCGCGGCTGCGCGAAGGCAAACTGGCCGATCGGATACCGGCGCACTTCCCGCAGGGCCAGGGCTCGGACTTCGCCGGCTTCGTCCGCGGCATCGGCCCCGGCGTCACCGGGTGGTCGGTGAACGACGAAGTCATCGGGCACGTCTCGCGCGGCTCGCACGCCACCCACCTGACCGTGCCCGCCACGAACATCACCCCCAAGCCGCCGCACCTCCCCTGGGAGGTCGCCGGCAGCCTGTTCGTGACGGGCACCACCGCGTGGGCCGCGATCAACGCGGTGGACATCGGCCAGGGCGACACCGTCGTCATCTCGGCCGCGGCCGGCGGCGTCGGCTGCATCGCAGCCCAGCTGGCCCGCCTGCGCGGGGCGAAGGTCATCGGCACGGTCAGCGAGCGCAACGCCGACTTCCTCCGCCAGCTCGATGTGATCCCGGTGATCCACGACGGCGATGTCGCCGGCCAGATCCGGGAGCTCGCGCCCGAGGGGGTCGACGTGTACCTCGACGCGTTCGGGGGGCAGAACCTCGAGATCGCGCGCGAGCTCAACGTGAAGGAGGCGCGCATCCGCAGCGTCGTCGACTGGGACGGCGTGTTCGACTACGGGCTCGATGAGTACGGTCGCACCAAGCCGGGTACGCGGGGCTCCGGTGCAGCCGCTTCCCGCGCGGACGGCTCGGACATCGCCGACGAGAGCGCCGAGGAGTACGGGCACGAAGTCGTCAGCCGACTCGCCCGACTGGCCGTGCAGCACCGGCTGCTGCTGCCCATTTCTGACATCTTCGCCATCGACGAGGTCCGGGAGGCGTTCGAGGAGTTGGACCGCGGGCACGTCAGGGGCAAGATCCTGCTCGGCATGCACCCGGTCGGCTACTCCCGGCAACGCGTGCACGGCGCCACCGCGCACGGGGTGGCCCTCAAGGAATCCGCCTCGACCGTCGACGTTCCCACCAAGCACGCCAGGATGCGGGTCTTCGAGAACCTGCCCCCCGTGCTCGGGCACCTGCGCGGACAGCATCACCCGCACCCCTCCGAACAGCTGGACGCGGAAGAGGCCGCAGAGGCCGCCGCCCTGGCCGAGGCCGAAGCGGAGGCCGAAGCGGAGACGGAGGAGGAGGGCGAACCGGTGATCGACCGCTGA